The Chloroflexota bacterium nucleotide sequence CGCTTGGCCCCGAGCCGTTCGACCCGGCGCTTACGGCTGGCATATTGCGGGAACGTCTCGCGCGTCACACTACTTCGTTGAAGGCGCTTCTGCTCAATCAGCACTTCATTGCCGGTCTCGGCAATATCTATGTGGATGAAGTGCTCCATGCCTGTAAACTGCACCCCCGTCGTCCGGCCAATGCACTCGATGAAGAGGAAACCGCCGCGCTGCTCGCTACAACGCGACAGATACTGCGCGCAGCGATTGCCAACGGGGGTACGACGTTCGACGCCGTCTACAGCGATGCTGAAGGAAGACCCGGCCGCCACCGGGAGCACCTGGCAGTCTACCGCCGCACAGAAGAGCCCTGCCTTACTTGCAGCACGCCCATCGAGCGCATCGTCGTCGCGCAGCGCGGCACCCACCTCTGCCCGCAGTGCCAACACTGACCGCCGGTCCTTCGGTGGACTTTAAAAGTGGATGGCGTGGGCGCGGTTGCGCCTTGACGGGTTCCAGTGCAGGATATACTTTCTCGAATTTGCGCCGGGAAATGCGGCAGATACTCCCGGCGAATCTCGTTTGACCGACTCGGCGGTGCATGCTAGCATGCACATTAACGTAAACGTGCGGGTAAGTGTCTAGCTTGGGCTTCCCTAAGACTAGGAGTACGGTACCGTGCGAAGTCGGCAGGAAGAGATGAGGAGGTGCACAGCAGCCGAATATGGATACGCTGCGCCGACTCTTCTTCTACACATGGCGATACCGGAAGCTTGCCTTCCTCGCTTACGGTGCGCTCGCTGGCAGCGCGCTCCTTAGTCTGATAATCCCGCGACTGATCGGTAGTGTCGTCGACGAAGCACTGCCGCCACCGGAGACGCAGGCGGCAGACAATGCCGGCGAACTGGCGGTTGAAGCCACCGGGTCTTTGCTCGGGCTCGAACCAGTCCAGATTTTGTTTGCCTTCGCCGGACTAATTCTTGTCGCCACATTGATCAAGGGTATCTTTACCTTTTCACAGGTGTTCCTGGGCGAATATCTCTCGCAGCGCACCTGTTTCGATCTACGCAACCGCATCTTCAATCAATACCAGCGCCTCTCATTTGCATACCACGATCGCTCCCAGACCGGGCAGCTCATGTCGCGGGCGACGAGTGACGTGGAGCAAATCCGCTTCTTCGTTTCGCAGGGCCTTATTAACGGGGCTCTGATGATTTTGACGTTCATTGCCGTGCTTGGCATTCTTCTGCTCACGCATTGGCAGTTGGCGCTCCTTTCCTTGGCGACGATGCCGGTGCTCTTCGTAATTGCCGTGCTCTTTGCGCGCCAACTCCGGCCGATGTTCAGCCTGGTGCAGCAGGAGACGGCCCAACTCAGCACCGTCCTGCAAGAGGACCTCTCCGGCATGCGCGTGGTGCGGGCGTTTGCGCAAGAGGACCAGGAGACGGCCAAGTTCTTGCACAATTCCGATCGCCTGGCGGTGGCTACGTCACGAACAATGGAGCTCTTTGCCATGCGCAACCCACTGCTCCAGTTCATCGCCGGTATTGGTACCACGGCGGTGGTCTGGTACGGCGGTCTGTTAGTGATTGCCGAAGGCATGAGCCTTGGCACGCTGGTTGCCTTTACCGGCTACCTCATGCTGCTCCAGCGCCCAATCCGCATGCTGGGCATGACAATCAATACGTACGCGCGAGCGGTCGCAGCAGGCGAGCGGATCTTCGAAATCCTCGACACCCAGTCGGAGATCGAGGAAAAGCCCGACGCAATCGACATGGCCACAGTGGCCGGCAACGTCAAGTTCGATTCAGTGTCTTACGACGCGAGCGGACTGCCTGTGCTCAAGGACATCACCATCACGGCAACAGCAGGTCAAGTGATCGGTATCGTCGGCAGCACCGGGTCCGGCAAGAGCACCATCATTAACTTGCTGCCCCGCTTCTATGATGTTACTGCCGGACGCATCACCTTGGACGGCCACGACATCCGCGATCTTACTTTTCGGGCGCTGCGGCAACACGTAGGGCTCGTAGCCCAGGAGACCTTCCTCTTTGCCGCCTCCATTCGAGAGAACATTGCGTATGGTCGACCGGACGCGACTGAACAGGGCATCATTGCGGCTGCCAAAGCTGCGCAGGCCCACGATTTCATCGAGGAGTTTCCGGATGGCTATGAAACGCACGTCGGCGAACGCGGCGTAACGCTCTCCGGCGGACAGAAGCAACGCGTCGCGATTGCCCGCGCACTGCTGCTGAATCCTCGCGTCCTTATCCTGGATGAGTCCACGTCGGCGGTAGATACGCGCACTGAAGCGGCGCTGCAAATGGCGCTGAAAGCGCTCATGCGCGGACGCACGACGTTCATCATTGCGCAACGTGTCTCCAGCGTGCGCGAGGCAAACGAGATCGTCGTTCTGGACGAAGGAAGAATTGTGCAGCGGGGCACACATGGAGACCTGGTGACGCAGGAAGGTCTCTACCGCGACATGTACGTCTATCAGTTGCAGGAGCAAGAAGAGCACATGGAGCGGCAGCAGGCGGCGCAAGCAGACGGCGCCGGCCTCGGCAATACTCTGGTCGCGGCTGACCTTGCAGATTCACCGAGAGGTGAGGCCGGATGATTAGCGGCGGCTTCGACATGGGAGGCAGTTGGCGCGGCGGTGGCATGAGTTCCCGCGGCGGCATGGGTTCGCGTGGGGGCTGGCGGGGTAGCGACGATACGGTAGACGTTGACCCGGACGGCAAGGTTTTCGACCAGAATGTCGTGCGGCGGATGCTGCCCTACCTCACACCCCACCGGGGACAACTCCTGGTGGCAGTGTTTCTCGTACTGGTGACGTCAGCAGCCATGACGTCGGGGCCGTTATTGATCAAGATCGCAATCGACGACGGCATAGATAAGAGTAACCCGCGCCTTTTGGCCTTTGCAGCCATCTTCTATTTGCTTAGCCTTGTCGTCATGGGTGTTTCTTCTTATACCCACGGCGCCTTGATCGCCGCAATTTCGCAGCGCATGCTCCACTCCCTCCGCGTGCGCGTTGTCTCCCATCTGCAGAAGCTGTCCTTCCGTTATCTCGACAGTAACGAGATTGGCGTAATCATTGCGCGCGTTACCAGCGACGTGAATGCGCTCAATAATGCATTCTCCCAGGGCACAATGACGCTCGTGGCCGATCTGCTGGGTCTCGTTCTAATTCTCGTCGTAATGATGATTTTGGACCCCGTGCTTTCCCTTGCGACGTTCGTGGTAATGCCGTTGATGTTCTTGATTACGCGCGTCTTTAGCGGACAGGCGCGGTCGCGTTTTCGTGAGGTGCGCCATCGCGTGGGCAAGGTCTATGCCAACTTGCAGGAGAACATCAGCGGTGTGCGTGTTGCGCAATCCTTTACCCGCGAGGACGTAAATTACCGCGAATTCCGAGGCACGAATCGGGAAAACCTCGACGCCTCGGTCCGCGCCGCGAGAGTGATGGCGGCGTTCCCGCCAGCCGTAGAATTGGTGACTGCACTCGCTATCGGTATCGTCATCGTTTTCGGGGGCTACCGCGTTCTGAATGGGAATCTCTCTGTGGGGGCGCTGGTGGCGTTTCTCTCATTCGTTCAGCAGTTTTTCAATCCCATCCGTGAGATATCGGCCTGGTACACCAACCTCCAGCAAGCGATGGCAGGCGGCGAGCGCATCTTTTCGCTGCTCGATACCGATCCTGAAATCACCGACAAGCCGGATGCGTTGGCGCTGCCGGCGGTGAACGGTCACGTCCGCTTCGCAGATGTGACTTTCGGCTACGATCCCGAGCAACCGGTGCTTTCCGAGATTGATCTTGAGGCCAAACCCGGTGAGACGATTGCGCTCGTCGGCCCCACCGGCGCGGGCAAGACCTCCATCGTCAACCTCCTCATGCGGTTCTACGATGTGCAGGAAGGGAGCATCACTATTGACGGCCACGACCTCCGCGACGTGCAAATCCGTACGCTGCGCAGTCAAGTGGGCATGGTGCTGCAGGATAGTTTTCTCTTTTCCGGCACAATTCTGGAAAATATACGTTACGGCCAACCCGACGCCAGCATGGCGGAAGTCGAGGCAGCGACACGAGCCGTGGGCATTCACGCGTTCATCAGTCGCCTGCCGGACGGCTACAACACGGCGGTGATGGAACGCGGCGGACGGCTCTCCGTAGGACAACGGCAGTTGATCTGCTTTGCCCGCGCCCTGCTCATCGATCCGCACATTCTCATCTTGGATGAAGCCACGAGCAGCGTGGACGCCCACACGGAAATCCTCATCCAGCGCGCGCTTGCCACGCTTCTGCAAGGGCGCACGGCATTCGTGATCGCCCACCGGCTCTCTACCATTAAGAATGCGGATGCCATTCTCGTGCTGCGAGACGGGAGAATCGTCGAGCGGGGCGCGCACGACGAGTTGCTGGCAGCACAGGGGTTCTACGCGGAACTCTACACTACCGGCGTGACCGCAGGCATGGAGGGCGAGGAAGCCGCCGAAGAGCCAAGCCCGGTCCCATCTACATAGATTCGCTTACTTGTCACGACTACAATGTAACGTAGTTCTCTACCGGTTCCTGGGAGTTCCAAAGACGATTACCCTCGCGTTGTATCACTGCTGCTCCTTGCAGACTGCCATGACAACCCTCACTTTCACCGGCAGACGCGAGGCAATTGGGGCCTGGGGTGCGAACGCTGGTAGCGCAGAACAGATCCGCTGCACCGGTCTTGCAATGGCAATGGCGAGAGCAACAACTCGACCACAAACCACCGACTGACAGATTGACTGGATCGCCTTGAAATTGCATACGTTTGGCATAAAGCACTGTATGGTATAATGAGCGTGCTGACTACGTAGCGATCCGTAGCGCAATTCGCCTTGCAAAGGGCGTCTACCATAGGAAGAGCATAGTGGATAGCAAGTGGTTGAAGAACGGGTTTGTCTACCTGGTCATTACCGTCGCCATCTTGGCCATTATCTTTACGCTGTTTGCCCCCCAGACCCGCGAGAACACGACGGTCTCTTTAAGTGAATTCATGGCCGCGGTGCAGGAAGCGGCGTGGAATGAGCAAGTCCCAACCGTTATCGTCTCAGGTAATAAACTGATTGCTGAGATAGAAGACCAGCGCCTTACTGCCCGCATGATGGATGATACGGATATGCTCGAGGCGCTGCACAGCCGCGGGATTCCTGATGACAAGATAAAGCTGACGGTACAGGAGCCCAGCCAATTCAGCAACCTGCTCCCCATCCTGGGTACGTTTCTCCCGATTCTCATCTTTGGCGGCATTTTGCTGCTTATGATGCGCCAGGCGCAGGGCACGAACAACCAAGCGCTCTCTTTCGGTAAGAGCAAAGCCAGAGTCTTCAAGAGCAACAATCCGACGATTACGTTCGCGGAAGTGGCGGGCGTGGAGGAAGCCAAAGAAGAGCTCCAAGAGGTCGTGGCATTTCTCAAGTACCCGGAGCGCTTCCAAGCCTTGGGTGCGCAGATTCCCAAGGGAGTCCTGTTGGTCGGCCCTCCCGGCACCGGCAAGACGCACATCTCGCGCGCCGTGGCCGGTGAGGCAGGCGTGCCTTTCTTCAGTATCAGCGGTTCTGAGTTTGTCGAGATGTTCGTGGGTGTCGGCGCCTCGCGCGTCCGCGATCTCTTCGACCAGGCGAAGCGCAATGCGCCATGCATCGTGTTCATTGACGAAATCGACGCGGTGGGACGGCAGCGCGGCGCGGGACTGGGCGGCAGCCATGACGAGCGCGAGCAGACGCTAAACCAGATCCTCGTCGAGATGGACGGCTTCGAAATGAACACCAGCGTGATTGTGTTGGCAGCGACGAACCGCCCAGACGTGCTCGATCCGGCGCTCCTGCGCCCAGGCCGCTTCGACCGGCAGGTGGTCCTCGACAGCCCCGACGTGCAAGGCCGTGAGCACATTCTGCAACTGTACAGCAAGGATAAGCCGCTGGCGGATGACCTGGACTTGGAGACCATCGCCCGACAGACGCCGGGCTTCTCCGGCGCCGATCTGAAGAACCTGCTCAATGAAGCGGCGTTGCTGGCCGCGCGGCGCAACAAGAAAGCCATTAGTCAGGAAGAGGTTGAAGAAGCGGTTGAACGCGTCCTCGCCGGCCCGGAACGGCGCAGCCGCATCATAAGCCCGCGCGAAAAGAAAGTCACGGCGTACCACGAGGTGGGCCATGCTTTGGTGGCGCAATTGCTGCCGGACGTCGACCCGGTACACAAGATTTCCATCGTAGCGCGGGGTCGCGCCGGTGGGTACACCCGGGTCCTTCCGCCGGAGGACCGCCACCTATGGACGCGATCGCAATTCAGACAACAGATGGCCTTTGCCCTGGGCGGCTACGCGGCGGAAGTGCTGATCTTTGGTGAAATGACAACAGGCGCTTCCAACGATATTGAAATGGCCACTACCTTGGCGCGGCGCATGGTCATGGAGTACGGCATGAGCGAGAAACTCGGCCCCCGCGCATTTGGCCGCAAAGAAGAGCTCATCTTCTTGGGCCGAGACATCCAAGAACAGCGCAACTACA carries:
- the mutM gene encoding bifunctional DNA-formamidopyrimidine glycosylase/DNA-(apurinic or apyrimidinic site) lyase, producing the protein MPELPEVETIRRSLVPHLAGDGIAAVPLLDPHAVAEPDPAEIVALLPGRRVSAIRRRAKYLVFDLENLSLVVHLRMSGRLKLVRPVEDMRYLRAQWNLESGRVLCFYDVRRFGRIWLVDDARLAELFAPLGPEPFDPALTAGILRERLARHTTSLKALLLNQHFIAGLGNIYVDEVLHACKLHPRRPANALDEEETAALLATTRQILRAAIANGGTTFDAVYSDAEGRPGRHREHLAVYRRTEEPCLTCSTPIERIVVAQRGTHLCPQCQH
- a CDS encoding ABC transporter ATP-binding protein, whose product is MDTLRRLFFYTWRYRKLAFLAYGALAGSALLSLIIPRLIGSVVDEALPPPETQAADNAGELAVEATGSLLGLEPVQILFAFAGLILVATLIKGIFTFSQVFLGEYLSQRTCFDLRNRIFNQYQRLSFAYHDRSQTGQLMSRATSDVEQIRFFVSQGLINGALMILTFIAVLGILLLTHWQLALLSLATMPVLFVIAVLFARQLRPMFSLVQQETAQLSTVLQEDLSGMRVVRAFAQEDQETAKFLHNSDRLAVATSRTMELFAMRNPLLQFIAGIGTTAVVWYGGLLVIAEGMSLGTLVAFTGYLMLLQRPIRMLGMTINTYARAVAAGERIFEILDTQSEIEEKPDAIDMATVAGNVKFDSVSYDASGLPVLKDITITATAGQVIGIVGSTGSGKSTIINLLPRFYDVTAGRITLDGHDIRDLTFRALRQHVGLVAQETFLFAASIRENIAYGRPDATEQGIIAAAKAAQAHDFIEEFPDGYETHVGERGVTLSGGQKQRVAIARALLLNPRVLILDESTSAVDTRTEAALQMALKALMRGRTTFIIAQRVSSVREANEIVVLDEGRIVQRGTHGDLVTQEGLYRDMYVYQLQEQEEHMERQQAAQADGAGLGNTLVAADLADSPRGEAG
- a CDS encoding ABC transporter ATP-binding protein produces the protein MISGGFDMGGSWRGGGMSSRGGMGSRGGWRGSDDTVDVDPDGKVFDQNVVRRMLPYLTPHRGQLLVAVFLVLVTSAAMTSGPLLIKIAIDDGIDKSNPRLLAFAAIFYLLSLVVMGVSSYTHGALIAAISQRMLHSLRVRVVSHLQKLSFRYLDSNEIGVIIARVTSDVNALNNAFSQGTMTLVADLLGLVLILVVMMILDPVLSLATFVVMPLMFLITRVFSGQARSRFREVRHRVGKVYANLQENISGVRVAQSFTREDVNYREFRGTNRENLDASVRAARVMAAFPPAVELVTALAIGIVIVFGGYRVLNGNLSVGALVAFLSFVQQFFNPIREISAWYTNLQQAMAGGERIFSLLDTDPEITDKPDALALPAVNGHVRFADVTFGYDPEQPVLSEIDLEAKPGETIALVGPTGAGKTSIVNLLMRFYDVQEGSITIDGHDLRDVQIRTLRSQVGMVLQDSFLFSGTILENIRYGQPDASMAEVEAATRAVGIHAFISRLPDGYNTAVMERGGRLSVGQRQLICFARALLIDPHILILDEATSSVDAHTEILIQRALATLLQGRTAFVIAHRLSTIKNADAILVLRDGRIVERGAHDELLAAQGFYAELYTTGVTAGMEGEEAAEEPSPVPST
- the ftsH gene encoding ATP-dependent zinc metalloprotease FtsH — translated: MVDSKWLKNGFVYLVITVAILAIIFTLFAPQTRENTTVSLSEFMAAVQEAAWNEQVPTVIVSGNKLIAEIEDQRLTARMMDDTDMLEALHSRGIPDDKIKLTVQEPSQFSNLLPILGTFLPILIFGGILLLMMRQAQGTNNQALSFGKSKARVFKSNNPTITFAEVAGVEEAKEELQEVVAFLKYPERFQALGAQIPKGVLLVGPPGTGKTHISRAVAGEAGVPFFSISGSEFVEMFVGVGASRVRDLFDQAKRNAPCIVFIDEIDAVGRQRGAGLGGSHDEREQTLNQILVEMDGFEMNTSVIVLAATNRPDVLDPALLRPGRFDRQVVLDSPDVQGREHILQLYSKDKPLADDLDLETIARQTPGFSGADLKNLLNEAALLAARRNKKAISQEEVEEAVERVLAGPERRSRIISPREKKVTAYHEVGHALVAQLLPDVDPVHKISIVARGRAGGYTRVLPPEDRHLWTRSQFRQQMAFALGGYAAEVLIFGEMTTGASNDIEMATTLARRMVMEYGMSEKLGPRAFGRKEELIFLGRDIQEQRNYSEAVAQDIDGEVEGLIQEAHDRASSILTEHRDKLVEIADTLMEVETFDGKAFSAFFEEEPEPSDDVDTQAASTLVDNEDQQPSSPPQDSDDSAQKPRTRPYPGMAT